The window TCATTAGACaacttaataaaatataattaattaattaattgtatcccttttaaattttgaaaaaaaaatcatttgtaaACTAATTGATACAGTGCATAATAGTAAGGGTTGATCATTaaaagtcaagaggatgtgaTAGTCAGAAGTTAAGAGAACGTGACAGTTAGAAGTCAAGAGAACGTGGttgtcagaagtcaaggggacgtaacagtcagaagtcaagaagaCATGACAGTCAAAAGATGGGGAAAAACAAGGGGGACCCTCAGATGCTATCAGTCGTATAATGCCAGGTCGGGATTCACAAATCAAGAATCTAGATATGCAGCATGGGGCACGATCAGGGGGAAGCCTGACCTGTTCTTAATGGTCGGGTTTCTTTAACTCGGTTATCTCCAGGCCTGGTTCTCTGGATAGGACAAATCTCGGTCGGCTAACTCTTGGGCAGCTCGGGCACCAGCTCTCCACTGCTCTTTGCTCCTCAAGACTTAGGCCAGGCGTCATACCCGGCTGATCATCTGGAACTGCTCTACTCATACCCGGTCAGGATAGAAGATGCTATAGGACAACTAAGTCTGGAAATTGCAACTACCTATTAAGGAATAACTGTTGTCTGTTAGAGAATATTCCGATGGTTCATGAGCACCTACAAAGGGAGCTTTCCTCCGGCCTATAGGAGCATGTCGTGTGTCCCCTGTCACTCAGCAAGTCCTGACACCAACATTCTCTGACATACGTCAGTCTCCATAAGGTACGcactgccatataaaaagggaagctctctcccttacgcaggtacgtgTACTCacacattcgcacttgtcttaTACTTTTCTTCTTTATACACTGTTTATCTGGGGAAAAAgtatttgacttgagcgtcggagggcctgcgcTGATGACTTTTTTCCTGATTTTTGGTCTCTAACATTCTGTATGCTTGTTTGAGCGTGCGCAGAGCTCTAGTCCCGCCGGCTCCAACACCGACACccgtcaacgccacgtggaggtcattCCTTGAAGTTCATATGAGCGTAGCGTCCTAATCGTCTCCTTGTTAGCGTTAGTAATATCTCATCCGAttttcatctgactcagatttcgaACATGATCACTAATATCTGCTTTATTCTCATGAAGTAAACATGGCCTAAACGTTGACCATTTGATCTCTTCCATGCGCTTCCCGCCACGTAAAACGCAAATCTTGTTCATGGATGATAACAAGAACTCGAAGACGAATTTCTTCCATTTTTATCGCGCCCTATTAATCCTCAGAGTCACAGAAACAACCTATAAAATCCCTTCCTCGCCTCAGAATCTCTCAGGTCTGCACAGATTCAATAACTCTTTCTTCATCCCTAATCATATTCCTCGAATCCAATCGATACTCCTCCATATTTAAGACAAAAATGGAGATGAGGAAGATCGCCTGTGCCGTCCTCTTCGCCGCCGTCGTGGCCACTGGCGCCATGGCCACCGAGGCCCCCGCCCCCGGCCCCGCCTCCAGTGCTCCCTCGTCCTTCTCCGCCGGAGCAGCCCTCGGCTTCGCCGTTCTCTCCTTCGTCGCTTGCAACTTGCAGTAAGAGCAGGGTCGACCTGATCTCGATCGCTCGTCGATGGCGTCGCTGTGTCGTTGAATTTGATTGAAATGAATTGGTTAATTTGTTTGTTATTGCTGTTTATGAGCTTCTAGTGGAACTCCAATGAGAGGTTTTCACGATAAACAAATATATCTCTATAAAAACAACAATAATTTCAGTTCTTCTGTCCTCTAAATCTTGTGCACAATGATATCTCAATCTTGTGCATTTGTAGCAACGAAAACAGGCCGGTCCCCTTTTTTAAGAGACAAGGGTTGATTCAAAACAATCCTTTGGCATCCTTCCCAATTGTCTTCCTGCATGTTCTAATGCCTTGTGGAGCCATAAAGCAGCTTTCAGATATATCGATCGATCATCACAACGTCAGGAATCCACTTTAAGCACTGTCTAAGAGCAGCAAATCGATTTATCGTCCACATATCTATCTCTGTCGACGTACCCATGCCATGGGTGCAGAAATGCAGTTCGCTTTTAAGATAAGAGCAATGGAGCATCTGCAAGAATTCGGGAATATGAGAAATATTCTGCTAGGAAGAAAGAGATCAGATCATATATCAGCATGCAGGAATGGCATACAATTCCATAATTTGGAGAAGCTGATTCTTTGATCACTTAGCGGAATGTAAGAACACATGACTACAGCTCCATTATTGCACCACTCAGTTACTGAATTATATGTCTAGTAATATTCACAGTTCCATTCGATCTATGAATGGACTGCTGATTCCATCCCATCTTGTTCAGAATAACTAAAACACGCATGAATTATGAGAATAATGAgaggggaaaaaaaaaatcatagctCAGAATAAGAAGACAGGGCACATGTTCTTAAGGAACAAACTGGAGAATATATGTGAGAATAGGATGCCCTGCTCCCAAATATGCCTTTCTGTAATATATCATGATCCTGAGCCAATCGATAAAATGTTCCTTGGTTCCTTTTCCTATTCAGATTCCTAATTCCTATGGCGTCAATCTCTTGATGAGAACGGGCTTAGGAACTTCGATCTTGCAATATGCCTTTTGGCTTCGCCTGCAAAATGCCTTTCTAAAGATATCTTTTGACAGAACATTATTTGGAGTAATTTCTTTTCATCCAACAAGAAAGGCATATCCATGCACCAAAACATCTCAATAGTGATGAAAAGCAATGGAAAGAAGTTGTTCTCTATTCTCATCCCCAATTAGAAGGCACTTTTAAGCCATTAAAAGTCAGCGCAACATCTCTTAAATCAACAGCCAACGAGTTCTTCACATTTTCATCATTATCCAATCACATAATTCACACCAATAAATTACTACTTCATAATTGAGGGCAATTTCGTCACCTCATCATTATAAATAGCAATCAGTGCGGCGGCTATTTCGCTccatcgtcgtcgtcgtcgtcgtcgtcgtggTATTAGAAACAGAGATCGAGACGGGAAAGTTGAGATTTTTGTATCGGTTCTTACCCAAAACTTCCGGCCAAGAATTAGTTTTTAGTGCACCTTTGAATAGGTTTGCCGAGTTGCTGCCGCCAATTAGGTTTGATTGCTCGAGCTGTTGCCCATTTCGTGCGAAAAGTTGCTTCTTTGAGCTTCTTCAATGGCGAAGAGGAGGAAACAGGAGTCGTCGTCCGTTTCAAAGCTCTTGCTGTTTCCTTTTTAATCGATTTCACTCTGCTCTGTCTTTCGCCATAATTTCGAGTCCGAGAATCGAAGTAGAAGAGGAATCTGAAGAGCAGACAAGAGAAGAAGCACTCATGTACGGATCGTCGCCGGCGAAAGATCTCAACTTTCCTTACCCCGCCTCCGCCGCCGCTTTCGGAGGTCAACGCTTGGAACACCCGGAGTCCGGTCAACTCCACCGCCGCCACCAGATGAGCTCCAGCCTTCTCCGCTACCGGTCGGGGCCAATATCGCCCCTCCCCAACAAGCTCGACACCGAGACCGAGACCCTGTTTGCTCGGTTCTTGGGGCCCGACGAGGACTCCAGATGCGGCGGCGCCACCTCCTGCCACCTCGGCTCCCTTTTCCCTCCCCCGCCGCCGTCACTGCAGGAAGTCAACGGGCAGCAGCAGGCCAGAGGATTCCCCTCATTTGCTCAAAAGAACATGATCACTCACCAGCACCAGCTATTGGATGCCGAACAAAACAAGAACAGCTCCGCCAATCTCAGTCGGCAAAGCAGCTCCCCCGACGGTACAATTCCCAGTTTAATctctaatttaatttagtttctgCTGTTCTGACCATTCAATTCCTTCCGCAGATTACGGAATTATAAAAGGAATGGGTGGCTTCATGATGGATTCAAGGCAAAGCTCAGTCACCTCACAGCTTTCCGACAACAACTACAAACATTCCGGTGGCAACTCCGGCAGCCGGACTATTTCCGCCTCTGGCTTTCCGGCGGCTTCCTGGGATGACTCCTTCCCCCTCTTAAACAACAACACCAGCTTCACTTCACTGGAATCCAAGGTGATCGCTTAATTGCCTTCATCTCAGACATTGTATATCAACAAACTTTTCTTAACTGTGTGATGAATCAATCCCATGCCACAGTTCCACTCGCCCAACAACTCGCCGGCGATGACCACCATCGAGAAGTTCTTACAGTTGCACGATGCGGTCCCTTGCAAGATCAGAGCCAAAAGGGGCTGCGCCACACATCCCCGGAGCATCGCCGAGAGGGTAACACTTAACAAATACACAGTCTGAGCTTTTACTGATCATAACCTGATAAAATCCTTCATGGGCGATTTGTTTATGAAATGTTCAGGTGAGGAGGACTCGCATCAGTGAGAGGATGAAGAGGCTCCAGGAGTTGGTCCCTAACATGGACAAGGTAACAATCGATCAAGAACATATATGTACCTCTAATCTCATCTTTCTAACTGGTGCTTCAACTTCCACAGCAAACCAATACTGCAGATATGCTAGATTTGGCCGTAGACTACATCAAAGATCTGCAAAAACAAGTCAAGGTGTGGAGAGATTCTGTAAAATTTGACATTTCATCTTCTCAGTTCTTAGCTAGGAATTTCA is drawn from Zingiber officinale cultivar Zhangliang chromosome 1B, Zo_v1.1, whole genome shotgun sequence and contains these coding sequences:
- the LOC122019518 gene encoding transcription factor bHLH130-like; the encoded protein is MYGSSPAKDLNFPYPASAAAFGGQRLEHPESGQLHRRHQMSSSLLRYRSGPISPLPNKLDTETETLFARFLGPDEDSRCGGATSCHLGSLFPPPPPSLQEVNGQQQARGFPSFAQKNMITHQHQLLDAEQNKNSSANLSRQSSSPDDYGIIKGMGGFMMDSRQSSVTSQLSDNNYKHSGGNSGSRTISASGFPAASWDDSFPLLNNNTSFTSLESKFHSPNNSPAMTTIEKFLQLHDAVPCKIRAKRGCATHPRSIAERVRRTRISERMKRLQELVPNMDKQTNTADMLDLAVDYIKDLQKQVKALSENRSSCSCSASRQKHY